The region ggagcggtgcttcatctcacacattgatggcggcggagatcgatggcatggcgctgtggagactCGACGTCCGATGCGCAGAGATgggctcgcgcaggaggaggttgctgtctggcgtcatggtgacgtcgatggcagagtggccagacaaggtagaagcctcaatatgttctgaagacctgtggaagatggcggcgacgacacacgagtgcgtctgaccggattgtgccccagacccggtatgtggctcggctggggcttccgaatgaGTTTCGGCTTCCGACTTTTGatattaggcttaggtgagtggtttgggtagtggcccagctaacaccccttcatcatattggataggagtagcggcatatgttgccaagatggtggattcagatacattgttgtaatactttgtacggtcctcgagaataatcaataaagtgaccgtatgcatctcccagatgcagaggccgggggtcatcctccttttctaaaaataaAAAACTGGAATTATGCACTTCCGGTCATTTATGTTTGGTTTTTTCCTTTTACTACAGAAGAACCGGTTATGTTGTGTTTCTTTTTTGCAGAATGTTGAAAAATAGAATCTCTATTGGCTGGAATATGCAGGTAATGCGAACACTAACAGGGGATATCATAATGTCAACTCAAATTAATTGCCCATTCATCATTGTGTCTTCTCTATAGCAATCTGAATTTGTCTCTTCTTGCGGTTATTTGATTGGTTGGCTTGCACAAAACttttaaaaaaagatttctaacatGTGTTTGCTGGTTCTTTGTGAAGATAAGCTTGGTTCCTTTTTTTATCAACCAGGGAAATGAAAGGATGCGCCGTAGATTTTAGTTTATTTATCATGTTATTAATCCCTATTTATAGCCATTGTATAATTAGCAATAGAGAAATGTTTGCTGATATTTTTTACCTGCGAGAGCAAGAccatagtactttcatgagaccctTCATAAGACCTCACAACCAGCCATATATGTGTGTCCTCTTTATGCTAGGGTGCTATATGTGCAGTGTGCTATCTTCAGGAGTGTGCGTTATGTTCCAAAAGTTTTGTATTTCTGAACCTGCTGAATTTAGATCAAAAGATATTTTGTATTTCTGAACCTGCTGAATAAATCAAAATATGTTGTTCCTCTGCCTGTCGAAATTAAATTAAAAGATGTTGTCACTGAAAAATCTCAAGCAGACAGTGAGTTCTGCCGCTACTTCTGTAAAGGAGGTTCACGTCCAGCGCTCGCAACTTGCGGCCGTACTCGACCTCCCGGCCATCGTATAGCCTCTTATGTTGTCTTCAGTCTGCATTTTTTTCTTCTAGAATACGCACGAGTGTGAGTATCATatagaaaggagtgggggaaagagcCCCATTCGCATAAAATTCTTACAGCGTATTACATGCAAGAGTCCACACCCTGAGGGTCATCTAGGAAGCTAACTAACTACTCCCTAGCTAGGCCTCCGAGGAAGGTGGTGAAATCACCTTTGAGGAGGCCAGCGGTACTCCACGCTCTACCTTCTTTCTCCATGTTAGCAATCACGGCCGTAGCAGAAGGAATTGCTCTGTCGAAGACGATGGCGTTTCGATGCTTCCATACTTCCCACAGTCGAGAGAGAGAATGGTGCGGCTGTCCTTGGCTTTGATATCTatcgccttgcaagaattgcaccaAGATNNNNNNNNNNNNNNNNNNNNNNNNNNNNNNNNNNNNNNTCAACTCCACATCGGGTATCGGCATCCACTACGGCTTGCGTAGGGCCTCCAGAACCATATGCCACACTGACCTCGCAAAGACACAAGACATTAAAATGTGGTTGATGGTCTCCATGTCTTGGTCGCAAAAAGGACATGCCGGCTGATGAGGAAGGCCACGCCGCGCCAAGCGATCTGAGGTCCAACATCTATTCCGTGAGGCAAGCCAGGTGAAGAACCTACACTGCAATGGGGCTTTAGATTTCCAGGCCATACCCGCATATGCAGCCACCTCAAGGCCCCAAAATTTGGAGGCGTACGCCGATCGCACCGAGTAATTGCCATCGTCCTCCCAAGCCCATCGGACCTGATCTTGCGTACCCGTGGTGAGCATGATTGTCGTCGTCCTGTCCCAAAGGAGGAGAAATTCCTGCAGTGTCTCCTCATCCATGTCCGGGCCTACCTCAAGCACCCAAGATCCACCTTGTATTGCGTCGGAGACTGACCTGACCTCTCAAACACGCTGCGGGATCCTCGCATATAATCTTGGGGCCAACTCTNNNNNNNNNNNNNNNNNNNNNNNNNNNNNNNNNNNNNNNNNNNNNNNNNNNNNNNNNNNNNNNNNNNNNNNNNNNNNNNNNNNNNNNNNNNNNNNNNNNNNNNNNNNNNNNNNNNNNNNNNNNNNNNNNNNNNNNNNNNNNNNNNNNNNNNNNNNNNNNNNNNNNNNNNNNNNNNNNNNNNNNNNNNNNNNNNNNNNNNNNNNNNNNNNNNNNNNNNNNNNNNNNNNNNNNNNNNNNNNNNNNNNNNNNNNNNNNNNNNNNNNNNNNNNNNNNNNNNNNNNNNNNNNNNNNNNNNNNNNNNNNNNNNNNNNNNNNNNNNNNNNNNNNNNNNNNNNNNNNNNNNNNNNNNNNNNNNNNNNNNNNNNNNNNNNNNNNNNNNNNNNNNNNNNNNNNNNNNNNNNNNNNNNNNNNNNNNNNNNNNNNNNNNNNNNNNNNNNNNNNNNNNNNNNNNNNNNNNNNNNNNNNNNNNNNNNNNNNNNNNNNNNNNNNNNNNNNNNNNNNNNNNNNNNNNNNNNNNNNNNNNNNNNNNNNNNNNNNNNNNNNNNNNNNNNNNNNNNNNNNNNNNNNNNNNNNNNNNNNNNNNNNNNNNNNNNNNNNNNNNNNNNNNNNNNNNNNNNNNNNNNNNNNNNNNNNNNNNNNNNNNNNNNNNNNNNNNNNNNNNNNNNNNNNNNNNNNNNNNNNNNNNNNNNNNNNNNNNNNNNNNNNNNNNNNNNNNNNNNNNNNNNNNNNNNNNNNNNNNNNNNNNNNNNNNNNNNNNNNNNNNNNNNNNNNNNNNNNNNNNNNNNNNNNNNNNNNNNNNNNNNNNNNNNNNNNNNNNNNNNNNNNNNNNNNNNNNNNNNNNNNNNNNNNNNNNNNNNNNNNNNNNNNNNNNNNNNNNNNNNNNNNNNNNNNNNNNNNNNNNNNNNNNNNNNNNNNNNNNNNNNNNNNNNNNNNNNNNNNNNNNNNNNNNNNNNNNNNNNNNNNNNNNNNNNNNNNNNNNNNNNNNNNNNNNNNNNNNNNNNNNNNNNNNNNNNNNNNNNNNNNNNNNNNNNNNNNNNNNNNNNNNNNNNNNNNNNNNNNNNNNNNNNNNNNNNNNNNNNNNNNNNNNNNNNNNNNNNNNNNNNNNNNNNNNNNNNNNNNNNNNNNNNNNNNNNNNNNNNNNNNNNNNNNNNNNNNNNNNNNNNNNNNNNNNNNNNNNNNNNNNNNNNNNNNNNNNNNNNNNNNNNNNNNNNNNNNNNNNNNNNNNNNNNNNNNNNNNNNNNNNNNNNNNNNNNNNNNNNNNNNNNNNNNNNNNNNNNNNNNNNNNNNNNNNNNNNNNNNNNNNNNNNNNNNNNNNNNNNNNNNNNNNNNNNNNNNNNNNNNNNNNNNNNNNNNNNNNNNNNNNNNNNNNNNNNNNNNNNNNNNNNNNNNNNNNNNNNNNNNNNNNNNNNNNNNNNNNNNNNNNNNNNNNNNNNNNNNNNNNNNNNNNNNNNNNNNNNNNNNNNNNNNNNNNNNNNNNNNNNNNNNNNNNNNNNNNNNNNNNNNNNNNNNNNNNNNNNNNNNNNNNNNNNNNNNNNNNNNNNNNNNNNNNNNNNNNNNNNNNNNNNNNNNNNNNNNNNNNNNNNNNNNNNNNNNNNNNNNNNNNNNNNNNNNNNNNNNNNNNNNNNNNNNNNNNNNNNNNNNNNNNNNNNNNNNNNNNNNNNNNNNNNNNNNNNNNNNNNNNNNNNNNNNNNNNNNNNNNNNNNNNNNNNNNNNNNNNNNNNNNNNNNNNNNNNNNNNNNNNNNNNNNNNNNNNNNNNNNNNNNNNNNNNNNNNNNNNNNNNNNNNNNNNNNNNNNNNNNNNNNNNNNNNNNNNNNNNNNNNNNNNNNNNNNNNNNNNNNNNNNNNNNNNNNNNNNNNNNNNNNNNNNNNNNNNNNNNNNNNNNNNNNNNNNNNNNNNNNNNNNNNNNNNNNNNNNNNNNNNNNNNNNNNNNNNNNNNNNNNNNNNNNNNNNNNNNNNNNNNNNNNNNNNNNNNNNNNNNNNNNNNNNNNNNNNNNNNNNNNNNNNNNNNNNNNNNNNNNNNNNNNNNNNNNNNNNNNNNNNNNNNNNNNNNNNNNNNNNNNNNNNNNNNNNNNNNNNNNNNNNNNNNNNNNNNNCCAAGTTGTTGATTTTACCGTGTTTAATCTTATTATAAATGTATCAACATGTGCTTCATGTTCCTTGATATGCACCACGCATGATGGCAATAAATGTATCAttttcaatttacttttatgcaTGTCTTCCTTTTTTATGATCACAATCTTACTCACATACTTCCTTCAAATTAAAATTTATAGCATGTAACATGTAAACAACATATACAAACATGGCGTATCGGCTGGGCGCGGCGTGTCGCCGCGCGGGCATTGCTAGTTACTAGCTAGCTTGCAAAGGAAATTAGGGTTCTACTTGTAGTAGTAGTATAAAACAAAACAGGGATATCTCAACTTCTACTGTACGTAGTTTATTAcaagtaggattttttttttgctgCACAAGTAGGAGGCACAGGGATATATAATGATGAAAAAAATTGCAGTTGCACCACTCGTTCGTTAGGTACGAGGACATGGCAATTCCGAATGTTTTAGATGACAAGTTTAGTTAGGCGAGGATGACAACTTTAATACGCAAGCATGGCAACTTCATGCTTCAGTTTATTTTTGACATAAACTTACCATGTGTCACTGAAATTGGAATTGCCATTGAAAAACGTCAGCACTGGAGTGCCACACACCTTTTTTACCTGATGTATGACTTATCATTTGGGTCGTAATATACCGGCCGGGTTGATTTGCTTACCTGCCGACGCATATATGCAATCGATCATGCCTGCGTAGTCGCTACCAATGTTGGTGCCGCTGCCACCGCGTCACATATATCATCAACTTGCTTTGTGGTCACCACGTTCCCGGCCGGCCGGCAGCTGGTTTGACTCATCACAAACGTGCGCTCCAAACGGCCGGAATACACACATGCATGCCTGCGATTTCCCCCGTAATTGAGACTATAAATACGCATGCGGAACAGCAAGTTTTCCTCATCCCATCTTCCCTCGATCGAACAGGAGTAGTTGACCCGAGCAGAGGAAGATGGCCAAGCTTGCCCTTCTCGCCGTGCTCGCGCTGCTCGGTTCCGTGGCCAGTCAAGCATCCGGCTACGGCTACACCTATCCCAACCCCACTCCCATCATACCACCGCCCCCACCGGCTACTCCTCCGCCGAGCCCTTCCCCACCTCCACCGGCTACTCCTCCGCCCAGCCCTACCCCTGGCCCTACACCGGGCTATCCTAGCCCAACTCCCACCACGCCGGCCACGCCCCCACCGGTTTCTTCTCCGACGAGCCCTACCCCACCTCCACCGGCTACCCTCCCACCGAGCCCTACTCCTACCCCAGGCTATCCCACCACCAGTCCTACTCCCACCACGGCCTCGCCCCCACCGTCTTCTACCCCTACCCCGCCTCCACCTGCCACCGGGCTCAAGGTCGGCTACTACGATGACAAGTGCCCTGACGCGGAGAAGATCGTGCTGGACGCCGTGCGCAACGCCACCGCCGGCGTGAAGGCCGGGCTCATCCGCCTCTTCTTTCACGACTGCTTTGTCCAGGTACACATACATACATACGCAAGTGAAGTTTTAGAGATTGATATACGCCTAGTTGTGCACTCCACGACTGAGAAGCCAACTATGGTATCGTTGCATGCATGCATTTATGTTACTTGGGCGTGCTTTTCAGGGTTGCGATGCCTCTGTCCTGCTGAACAATGTCTCTGGCAAGCCTGAACCGGAGATGCTCGGTATCCCAAACTTGAGCCTGCGTGGCTTCGAAGTGATagaggcggccaagaagaagatCGAGGAAAAATGTCCGGGtgtcgtctcctgcgccgacatcgTTGCCTTCGCAGGCCGTGACGCCAGCAAGTTACTCAGCGGCTACAAAATAAACTTCAACATGCCGGCCGGCCGCTACGACGGATTGGTGTCCCTCAAAGACAAGACCCTCCCCAACCTGCCCCCACCCTTCGCCAACCTCACTACCCTCACACAAATGTTCGCCAAGAAGGGACTCAGCCAAACCGACATGGTTGCGCTTTCCGGCGCGCACAGCATCGGCCGCTCGCACTGCTCCTCCTTCCGCGACCGTCTCCAGCCACCGGCCAACGACAACTCCACCACGTCGATGGATGCCACTTACGCTGGGAAGCTGACCCAGGACTGCCCCGCCGGGAATGATCCCACGGTGCCGCAGGACTACAAGACCCCCGACGTGCTGGACAGCCAGTACTACAGGGACGTGATGGATCGCAAAGTGCTCTTCACCTCCGACGCGACGCTCATGACGTCACCAGAGACCAAGGAGCTGGTGGAAAAGTACACTTGGTGGTGGATCGGAGATTTCTTGTGGTACAGACATTTCGAGGATGCCATGGTGAAGATGGGCAATATCGAGGTGAAGAACAACACCAACGGCCAGATCAGGAAGAAGTGCGGGTTTGTCAACGAGCCCTACACCGGTTGATGATCTCTTGGACGGCAGAGACTGTTCAGTTCATGCTTTTTGAGTGTGCCTTCTGGTTTCCTTTCTAGTGTATTTTCCACTAAGCTTTTTCCTCGCTGGTTCATTTCATTCATTTGTGTTGTAATCCTTATTATGCCACTACTGTCAACTACCGGCAATACTTTATATTGAGAGTGATAAATCATTTTTTGTTTAGCATTATTTAGTATTGGGAATACTTTTTTTTGAAAACCCCACCATATATTAATTAATTTAGAATGTTAATACAATCATTCATTACAGCAGCTGCCACACATGCCGGAACACTATTAATAAGAATACCGTCAGACTTATTATTAAAACTAAACTTAGCTATCTCGTGGACCACTGTATTAGTTTTCCTGCTAATTTTGGAGATCTTCACATTCGCTAGCATCTTAGAATACTGAGAGCTTCTTTCTTTAGGTCAACAAGTGGAGATCTGTCAAACCTGTCATTTTCTAGAACACCCNNNNNNNNNNTATCAATAAGATGTCCATGCAGATAATATTTTGCTTTCATCACCTTAGCACACAAAGAGTCCGGAAAAACAAATAAGCGCCATGCTTGTTTGGCCAGAAGCGCTTGATTAAATAGCCTGAGGTCACGAAAGCCCATACCCCCTTCACCCGGGAatactttgaatttgaattggagTGTGCGGAAGTTATTAATTACGATCCAAAGCAAATCGAAAATGGATGTTTAAAGTTGCGATCCCATATGCCACTATCACTCCAGTTACCGAATGGTAATTAAGAATCTCCCATCGACGCAGCTAGGGCGGTCTCCATTTACCCCCTATTGCATCGATCTGGGAAGGAGCGAGGTAAGAGCTATCACCACCAATCTCCGCTTCCCACTACCATACCAACAGTAATAACCTTATAAAAAGGCATATGTTGGATGGTCGATTTCATCCAACATCAAAAAGATTATAAACACAAACATATAAAGTGGGTATCAAATTCTATTATGAAACGATCATAAACATACCAGGGTTCCTCCATGTCCCCAAGACCTAGGGAAACTACTCGCACATCGAGGGTTCAAACATCGCAGGATGAATCATGATGGTAGCGTTAGAACAATACACAAGTGGATCCGCATCGGTTAATGTATTACGAAGGGATTTAGATGGGATGCATGGTGATGATGGTGAGGGATGGTGTGGTGATGCCCTCTCGATgcggtgatccagcggcggagtccttggatcaattccccctccggagtCCTTACGGAGGCTAGGGTTCTTCATTTTGGGTGTGTTTCTCAATGTGTTGCGCCTCTCCTCTCAGATCCGTTTGCACGGCGGTAAAGTAGTTGATCAGGTATAAGCGTCGGCGACTGGTAGATCCCTGGTACGAGCCCATGCGCTCGTACCAGATGCCGTCGATCTCCCTAGAGCCTCTGCATCAGTTGTTTCTTCTCCCATTTATTTTGCTTCTTTATAGTGATATTTTATCACATTGCTTAGCGTGATTTATCACCATAAGTTGGCCTTCTTTTTCTAGACTCAA is a window of Triticum dicoccoides isolate Atlit2015 ecotype Zavitan chromosome 2B, WEW_v2.0, whole genome shotgun sequence DNA encoding:
- the LOC119362806 gene encoding peroxidase 2-like → MAKLALLAVLALLGSVASQASGYGYTYPNPTPIIPPPPPATPPPSPSPPPPATPPPSPTPGPTPGYPSPTPTTPATPPPVSSPTSPTPPPPATLPPSPTPTPGYPTTSPTPTTASPPPSSTPTPPPPATGLKVGYYDDKCPDAEKIVLDAVRNATAGVKAGLIRLFFHDCFVQGCDASVLLNNVSGKPEPEMLGIPNLSLRGFEVIEAAKKKIEEKCPGVVSCADIVAFAGRDASKLLSGYKINFNMPAGRYDGLVSLKDKTLPNLPPPFANLTTLTQMFAKKGLSQTDMVALSGAHSIGRSHCSSFRDRLQPPANDNSTTSMDATYAGKLTQDCPAGNDPTVPQDYKTPDVLDSQYYRDVMDRKVLFTSDATLMTSPETKELVEKYTWWWIGDFLWYRHFEDAMVKMGNIEVKNNTNGQIRKKCGFVNEPYTG